Proteins encoded by one window of Clostridium bornimense:
- a CDS encoding glycosyltransferase family 2 protein, translated as MHGYNKLFKENYINELADNRYIIDRLNAIEIPFVLKETLLSGFEIVLEIGSINSDNNLIVELIDIDDRTIVISTEIPIYKIRNGEWNNISFDPIENKGERRYVIRLFVDGLDVVYAYGDRNNVCVKLISLTLKESKESEKIKKKTQTNKSINLSGIGEKIANVSKGFVDKVKETQGKFTIKRNAKTEEKEEITREEVEKNISKFRIVPKITLITTTFNTNKAYLRQLLDSVVNQSYTNWSLIVVDGGSEKSYVKKILKDYEEKNENIQAIYLEMHMGISENINTAIRVADGDYVAFLYQDDFLSEHALYEIVDMINRDGAPDLLYCDDDMYDDKTKLYQQPNYKARFSIDKLRSINYIGIFSIIKRNVLNDMGGLDSRYDGCDNYDLYLKMAEKGYRFSHVPKVIYHKRMGESSSFYSLEGGLRALREHLRRMRLVGEAFTGEINNSFRIKYELEGEPLVSIVISSGDNIEDLKSCISIINKKTTYRNYEILVIENNFLDERLLEYYRILQEHGIKVLEYNENFNHRSRRIVKEAEGDYIILIDDNIEVMTDNWIEEMLQYAQRDDVGVVGAKILNIDNKVQSAGIEEIYNISDDVIDMHKEQCSTRINCVQNLSVVYLACAMIKRNVLDDVTIRAYDDVPIVVSADFCLNVERRGYLIVWNSFVEVYSLDDRTLLKK; from the coding sequence ATGCATGGATATAATAAGCTTTTTAAAGAAAATTATATAAATGAGTTAGCAGATAATAGATATATTATAGATAGATTAAATGCCATTGAAATTCCTTTTGTACTTAAAGAAACATTATTGTCTGGATTCGAAATAGTGTTAGAAATAGGAAGCATTAATTCTGATAATAATCTTATAGTAGAGTTGATAGATATTGATGATCGTACAATAGTTATATCTACAGAGATACCTATATATAAGATTAGAAATGGAGAATGGAATAATATATCCTTTGATCCTATAGAAAATAAGGGCGAAAGAAGATATGTTATTAGGTTATTTGTAGATGGTTTAGATGTAGTATATGCTTATGGAGATCGTAATAATGTATGTGTGAAGCTTATATCTTTGACATTAAAAGAATCTAAAGAATCGGAAAAGATTAAAAAAAAGACTCAAACTAATAAATCTATAAATTTAAGTGGTATTGGTGAGAAAATAGCAAATGTATCTAAAGGGTTTGTGGACAAGGTTAAGGAAACTCAAGGTAAATTTACAATAAAGAGAAATGCCAAAACAGAAGAAAAAGAAGAGATAACCAGAGAAGAAGTTGAAAAAAATATTTCTAAATTTAGAATTGTTCCTAAAATTACGTTAATAACTACAACATTTAATACTAATAAAGCATACTTAAGGCAATTGTTAGATTCTGTTGTTAACCAGAGTTATACAAATTGGTCATTAATAGTTGTGGATGGGGGCAGTGAAAAATCATATGTAAAAAAGATACTTAAAGATTATGAAGAGAAGAATGAAAATATACAAGCCATATATCTTGAAATGCATATGGGAATATCAGAAAACATTAATACTGCTATAAGAGTAGCAGATGGAGATTATGTTGCATTTTTATATCAAGATGATTTTTTAAGTGAGCATGCTTTATACGAAATTGTAGATATGATAAATAGAGATGGTGCGCCAGATTTATTATATTGTGATGATGATATGTATGACGATAAAACAAAACTATATCAACAACCTAATTATAAGGCTAGATTTTCTATTGATAAGTTAAGAAGTATAAATTATATAGGTATATTTAGTATAATAAAGAGAAATGTGCTAAACGATATGGGTGGTTTAGATTCTAGATATGATGGTTGTGATAATTATGATTTATATCTAAAAATGGCTGAAAAAGGTTATAGATTTTCACATGTGCCAAAGGTTATATATCATAAAAGAATGGGAGAAAGTTCAAGTTTTTACTCATTAGAAGGTGGATTAAGGGCGTTAAGAGAGCATCTTAGAAGAATGAGACTTGTAGGTGAAGCTTTTACTGGAGAAATAAATAATTCATTTAGGATTAAATATGAATTGGAAGGTGAACCGTTAGTATCTATAGTTATCTCAAGTGGAGATAATATAGAAGATTTAAAAAGTTGTATTAGCATAATTAATAAAAAAACTACTTATAGAAATTATGAAATTTTAGTAATAGAGAATAACTTTTTAGATGAAAGATTATTAGAGTATTATAGGATACTTCAAGAGCATGGTATAAAAGTTTTGGAATATAATGAAAATTTTAATCATAGAAGCAGAAGAATAGTTAAAGAAGCAGAAGGTGACTATATAATATTAATAGATGATAATATCGAGGTTATGACAGATAACTGGATAGAAGAGATGCTTCAATACGCGCAAAGAGATGATGTAGGAGTTGTTGGAGCAAAAATTTTAAATATAGATAACAAAGTTCAAAGTGCTGGTATAGAGGAAATATATAATATCAGTGATGATGTTATAGATATGCATAAAGAACAGTGTAGTACAAGAATAAACTGTGTTCAAAATTTATCAGTAGTGTACTTAGCATGTGCTATGATAAAAAGAAATGTATTAGATGATGTTACAATAAGAGCTTATGATGATGTTCCGATAGTTGTAAGTGCGGATTTCTGTTTGAATGTAGAAAGACGTGGATACTTAATAGTATGGAATTCTTTTGTTGAAGTATATTCCTTAGATGATAGAACATTACTAAAAAAATAA
- a CDS encoding glycosyltransferase family 2 protein gives MKISVIIPNYNGEKIIDGCIQSLLKQDYKDFNIIVVDNNSTDESVKIIEERYPSITLIKNNKNLGFAAAVNIGIKASKSDFVALLNNDTEVDKKWLGNLYSVVSKDNKIFSASSKMVRFYERDIIDDAGDQYNLLGWAYKRGDGSKIDKFNKNKVVFSTCAGAGLYRKNIFEEIGYFDENFFAYLEDIDVSFRGNIHGYKNVYVNDAIVYHMVSATSGSKHNKFKVKLASRNNIYLIRKNMPLIFTIINLPFLILGIIVKYIFFLRKSLGKEYIEGIMEGVFTKNKVEKTKFKFKNLIYYFIIEARLIANTFKMFFKV, from the coding sequence ATGAAAATATCAGTAATAATACCTAATTATAATGGAGAAAAAATTATAGATGGATGTATTCAATCTTTATTGAAACAAGATTATAAGGATTTTAATATAATTGTAGTAGATAACAATTCTACTGATGAAAGTGTAAAGATTATAGAAGAAAGATATCCATCAATAACTTTAATTAAAAATAATAAAAATTTAGGATTCGCAGCTGCAGTAAATATAGGGATAAAAGCTTCTAAAAGTGATTTTGTAGCATTATTAAATAATGATACAGAAGTCGATAAGAAGTGGCTTGGAAATCTTTATTCAGTTGTAAGTAAAGATAATAAAATTTTTTCTGCATCGTCAAAGATGGTAAGGTTTTATGAAAGAGATATAATTGATGATGCAGGAGATCAGTATAATTTATTAGGATGGGCCTATAAAAGAGGAGATGGGTCAAAAATAGATAAATTTAATAAAAATAAAGTGGTGTTTTCTACATGCGCTGGTGCTGGACTGTATAGAAAAAATATTTTCGAAGAGATAGGATATTTTGATGAGAATTTTTTTGCATATTTAGAAGATATAGATGTATCATTTAGAGGTAATATACATGGGTATAAAAATGTATATGTAAATGATGCAATTGTTTATCATATGGTATCGGCTACTAGTGGTAGTAAACATAACAAATTTAAAGTTAAGTTAGCAAGTAGAAATAATATATACCTAATAAGAAAAAACATGCCTTTAATTTTTACAATAATTAATTTACCTTTTCTTATATTGGGGATTATAGTAAAATATATATTCTTTCTTAGAAAATCATTAGGAAAAGAATATATAGAGGGTATTATGGAGGGAGTATTTACAAAAAATAAAGTGGAAAAAACTAAATTTAAGTTTAAAAATTTAATTTACTACTTTATTATAGAAGCAAGACTTATAGCAAATACATTTAAAATGTTTTTTAAAGTGTAA